In Corylus avellana chromosome ca2, CavTom2PMs-1.0, the following proteins share a genomic window:
- the LOC132170812 gene encoding uncharacterized protein LOC132170812, with translation MATRTDSDIDDDFSELYKEYTGPMGSTTTNVQDKAKTNKRSLAGSDEEEEPPRDPNAVPTDFTSREAKVWEAKSKATERIWKKRKEEELICKICGESGHFTQGCPSTLGANRKSQDFFERIPAREKHVKALFTEKVLQKIEKDIGCKIKMDEKFIIVSGKDRLILAKGVDAVHKVIKEESDQRGPSSSQVARSKSPERSPVDSRLRRSDSQRSHSGPQNASQFQQRFGRQEKVVEDRIRDDMPKFSRDSPQAYGNNGARGRSSHSKSPARPPYTGKSYNSYDGNNQSMGAYRTDGWDNEKRGSDIQSDRQFDYPAFPQTLEDLELEFKKEAMELGRIRDKEEDEENYTHRESIREIKENYMKQLAILRGTHGKQWEEFLQLDAQRRQQQAHQQLPTSSFGGYKQHGYSDYDGTSANPHYALANLAMDSRSRYPHPMENYSSRPHEKFGEFQRQRREDYGKPYNRY, from the exons ATGGCAACAAGAACAGACTCAGATATTGATGATGACTTTAGTGAGCTTTACAAGGAGTATACTGGTCCTATGGGATCAACTACCACCAATGTGCAGGATAAGGCAAAGACAAACAAAAGGTCTCTGGCGGGGTCcgatgaagaagaggaacctCCTCGTGACCCCAACGCTGTTCCTACTGATTTCACGAGCCGAGAAGCAAAGGTTTGGGAGGCTAAGTCAAAAGCTACTGAGAGGATTTGGAAGAAACGAAAAGAAGAGGAATTGATTTGCAAAATATGTGGAGAGTCGGGTCACTTTACTCAG GGATGCCCTTCTACTCTTGGAGCAAATCGCAAGTCTCAAGATTTCTTTGAAAGGATACCTGCTAGAGAAAAGCATGTAAAAGCACTTTTTACAGAGAAAGTTTTACAAAAGATCGAAAAAGATATTGGCTGCAAAATCAAGATGGACGAGAAATTTATTATTGTCAGTGGCAAGGATAGGTTAATTTTGGCAAAAGGTGTGGATGCTGTGCACAAAGTGATTAAGGAAGAAAGTGATCAGAGAGGCCCTTCTAGTTCCCAAGTTGCAAGATCTAAGTCACCTGAACGAAGCCCTGTTGACTCACGGTTGCGACGCTCTGATTCCCAAAGGTCTCATTCTGGTCCTCAGAATGCATCACAGTTTCAACAGAGGTTTGGCAGGCAGGAGAAGGTTGTGGAAGACCGAATTCGGGATGATATGCCGAAATTTTCAAGGGATTCTCCACAAG CTTATGGTAATAATGGAGCTAGAGGTCGTTCAAGCCATTCAAAATCTCCAGCACGTCCTCCTTACACGGGCAAGTCATATAATTCATACGATGGTAATAATCAGAGCATGGGTGCTTATAGAACTGATGGATGGGATAATGAAAAGAGAGGGTCGGATATCCAATCTGATCGTCAGTTTGATTACCCTGCCTTCCCCCAGACATTAGAAGACTTAGAGTTGGAGTTTAAGAAGGAGGCAATGGAACTTGGAAGAATTCGTGacaaggaagaggatgaagaaaattACACGCATCGTGAG TCTATTAGGGAGATAAAAGAGAACTACATGAAGCAACTGGCTATTCTGAGGGGAACACATGGAAAACAGTGGGAGGAGTTTCTCCAGCTTGATGCTCAGAGGCGTCAACAACAGGCACATCAGCAATTGCCCACTTCTAGTTTTGGTGGTTATAAACAGCATGGTTATTCTGACTATGATGGTACCTCGGCCAATCCACATTATGCTTTGGCCAATTTAGCCATGGATTCAAGAAGCCGATATCCACACCCTATGGAAAATTACTCTTCAAGGCCTCATGAAAAATTTGGTGAATTTCAGCGTCAAAGGCGTGAAGATTATGGGAAACCTTACAATCGATACTAA
- the LOC132169172 gene encoding flowering time control protein FCA codes for CKTSSFSLLPVNQILGFVFSEEFTVSKLERPRGERFDSHPELHHHHHHHHNQPPIHHDQHYSNPPNYHPNHHDQHFNNPNYHQHQHQHQHQPQPQPQPHYNYQSDQHHHVIVEPKDAFGSGGFPSNGGGFVGGGGGRYGAASASGYCGRKRWRDHSARGASPDHVDGVGHVKLYVAPVSRTATEADIRPVFEKHGNVVEVVILKDKRTGQQQGSCFVKYATVEEAEGAIRALSHHYTFPGELAPLVVKYADRKQERLAVVDKLYVGCLNKDSSRKEIEEIFSPYGLVEDVYIMRDELKQSRGSGFVKFSHRDMALAAIKALNGTFMMRGCDQPLVVRFADPKKPRTGEIRGNQVFAGMNFAPCSQEPFARLAPNLGESMGGCFLPNASYPQQPNSTSSLPQAVPQMVNQEPVMQQPFPPLQQLPSELSQMPLQETRTPQTSSQSSQQAVSEVQRQFHQIEKVEQQLSSQSPHTGTNPPIVPSTSTSPTVPISPQKETPLECDWSEHTCPDGYQYYYNCVSCESRWEMPEEYSLYEHQLQKHQNLQNHSHQLQSPLPVLSTQRVIQTEEELDHVQLQTESSPVIGPTCA; via the exons TGCAAAACTTCTTCgttttccttacttccggtgaATCAAATTCTAGGGTTTGTATTTAGCGAAGAATTCACAGTCAGCAAGCTGGAGAGGCCCAGAGGAGAACGATTTGATAGCCACCCAGagctccaccaccaccaccaccaccaccacaaccaGCCTCCCATCCACCATGACCAGCATTACAGCAATCCTCCTAACTACCATCCCAATCACCATGACCAGCACTTCAACAATCCTAACTATCACCAGCACCAGCACCAGCACCAGCACCAGCCCCAGCCCCAGCCCCAGCCCCACTACAATTACCAGTCTGACCAGCACCACCACGTGATCGTCGAACCAAAAGATGCGTTTGGCAGCGGAGGATTTCCGTCAAATGGCGGCGGTtttgttggtggtggtggtggtagaTATGGTGCTGCTTCTGCTTCTGGCTATTGCGGACGCAAAAGGTGGCGGGATCATTCCGCTCGAGGGGCTTCTCCAG ATCACGTGGATGGTGTTGGTCATGTAAAACTTTATGTTGCACCCGTTTCAAGAACAGCAACCGAAGCTGAT ATCCGACCAGTCTTTGAAAAACATGGAAATGTAGTTGAAGTTGTTATATTGAAGGATAAGAGAACTGGCCAACAACAAG GAAGTTGTTTTGTGAAATATGCAACGGTAGAGGAAGCTGAAGGGGCCATTAGAGCTTTAAGCCATCACTATACTTTTCCTGGG GAACTGGCTCCCCTCGTAGTCAAATATGCTGATAGGAAACAGGAACGTCTTG CGGTGGTGGACAAATTGTATGTTGGTTGCCTGAACAAAGATTCTTCAAGAAAGGAAATTGAGGAG ATATTTTCCCCCTATGGTCTTGTTGAGGATGTCTACATCATGCGTGATGAGCTGAAGCAAAGTCGTG GAAGCgggtttgttaaattttctCATAGGGATATGGCACTGGCGGCAATCAAAGCGTTAAATGGAACCTTCATGATGAGA gGTTGTGATCAGCCGTTAGTTGTTCGTTTTGCAGATCCTAAGAAACCCAGGACTGGGGAAATAAG ggGCAATCAAGTATTCGCAGGCATGAATTTTGCTCCCTGTTCTCAAGAACCATTTGCTAG GCTAGCACCCAATCTCGGTGAATCTATGGGAGGATGTTTCTTGCCCAATGCTTCATATCCTCAGCAACCAAATTCCACAAGTTCACTACCTCAAGCTGTTCCCCAAATGGTGAACCAAGAACCTGTCATGCAACAACCATTTCCCCCCCTACAACAGTTACCTTCAGAGTTGTCTCAGATGCCATTGCAGGAGACACGAACTCCACAGACAAGTTCACAATCATCTCAACAAGCAGTTTCTGAGGTGCAGAGGCAGtttcatcaaattgaaaaagtaGAGCAGCAGTTGAGTTCGCAG TCTCCACATACTGGAACCAATCCTCCGATAGTTCCTAGTACTTCCACCTCACCTACAGTGCCTATAAGTCCCCAGAAAGAAACTCCTTTAGAGTGTGATTGGAGTGAACATACCTGCCCTGATGGATACCAGTACTATTATAATTGTGTCTCCTGTGAGAGCAGA TGGGAGATGCCTGAGGAGTATTCCTTATATGAGCATCAGTTACAGAAGCATCAAAATCTGCAAAATCACAGCCATCAGCTTCAGTCCCCATTGCCAGTTCTTTCCACCCAACGAGTCATTCAAACAGAAGAG GAACTGGATCATGTGCAACTGCAGACAGAGTCTAGTCCTGTTATTGGTCCAACCTGTGCTTAA
- the LOC132170813 gene encoding probable glycerol-3-phosphate acyltransferase 2, producing the protein MSMASLIKTPFLFFYRILFRKHRGFYKNHATTPFRYETFNPPLASQALMIFDVEGALLKSPSMFPYFMLVAFEGGSLLRALLLLLSYPLTCLVSEEMGLKIMVMVCFFGIKKESFRIGINVLPKFFLEEVGLEMFEVLKRSGGGKLVGVSELPQVMVECFLKDYLEIDFVVARELKVFNGYFVGLMEEKKDIIRLEEILEEDNMIAIAGFTKLLDHQLLSHCKEIYLVGEGDNRRWQKLPREKYPKPLIFHDGRLALAPTPMDALALFMWMPFGFVLAIFRILVHTPLLIKMSHPLYAFSGVHLTVSIPKTKSSYSNTKDEDKSRGLLYACNHRTLLDPHFLALIFNKSFIVVSYSLSRISEIGQPNKIVRLTRNRDEDARIIDSCLNQGDMVVCPEGTTCREPYLLRFSPLFAELSEIIVPVAVNSHVTLFYGTTASGLKFLDPFCFFMNPAPTYNFQILENVSASSTCHDGGKSKFDVANQVQSEIGKALGFECTRLTRRDKYMVLAGNNGTV; encoded by the exons ATGTCTATGGCTTCTTTGATCAAAACCcctttcttgtttttctatCGCATTCTCTTTAGAAAACATAGAGGTTTCTACAAAAACCATGCAACGACACCGTTTAGATATGAAACCTTTAATCCTCCTCTTGCAAGCCAGGCTTTGATGATCTTCGATGTGGAAGGAGCTTTGCTAAAATCTCCATCCATGTTCCCATACTTCATGCTTGTGGCCTTTGAAGGTGGAAGCTTATTAAGggctcttcttctccttctttcctaCCCTTTAACATGTTTGGTTAGTGAAGAAATGGGGTTGAAGATTATGGTCATGGTTTGCTTCTTTGGGATCAAGAAAGAGAGCTTTAGAATTGGAATAAATGTTTTGCCGAAGTTCTTCTTGGAGGAAGTTGGATTGGAGATGTTTGAGGTGCTCAAGAGAAGTGGTGGGGGAAAATTAGTAGGTGTGAGTGAGCTTCCTCAAGTGATGGTTGAGTGCTTTTTAAAGGATTATTTAGAGATTGATTTTGTGGTCGCGAGAGAGCTGAAGGTGTTCAATGGGTATTTTGTGGGACtcatggaggagaagaaggatatCATTCGTTTGGAGGAAATCCTTGAAGAGGATAATATGATTGCTATTGCTGGCTTCACAAAACTTCTTGATCACCAATTGCTCTCCCATTGCAAG GAGATTTATTTGGTTGGAGAAGGTGATAACAGGAGGTGGCAAAAGCTCCCAAGAGAAAAGTACCCAAAACCATTGATCTTTCATGATGGTAGATTGGCTTTGGCACCAACCCCAATGGACGCTCTAGCTCTATTCATGTGGATGCCATTTGGGTTTGTCCTTGCCATTTTCAGGATCCTTGTACACACGCCACTGCTCATCAAGATGTCTCATCCTCTCTATGCCTTCAGCGGTGTACACCTCACAGTTTCCATACCCAAAACCAAAAGCTCTTATTCAAACACCAAGGACGAAGATAAATCCAGAGGCCTCCTTTATGCTTGCAATCACAGAACACTTCTGGACCCTCATTTCCTTGCTCTAATTTTCAACAAAAGTTTTATTGTGGTCTCGTACAGCTTAAGCAGAATCTCAGAGATTGGACAACCCAACAAAATAGTGCGATTAACGAGGAATCGTGATGAAGATGCCAGGATAATCGACAGCTGTCTTAATCAGGGGGACATGGTTGTTTGCCCCGAAGGGACCACATGCAGGGAACCATATCTCTTGCGATTTAGTCCCTTATTTGCAGAATTGAGCGAAATAATAGTCCCTGTTGCAGTCAACTCCCATGTTACTCTGTTTTATGGTACAACCGCCAGCGGGCTCAAGTTTCTGGACCCGTTCTGCTTCTTCATGAACCCAGCACCAACGTACAACTTTCAGATCCTCGAGAATGTATCTGCTTCGTCCACTTGTCATGATGGGGGGAAATCAAAGTTTGATGTGGCAAATCAAGTGCAAAGTGAGATTGGGAAGGCTCTGGGGTTTGAGTGCACCAGGCTTACACGAAGAGACAAGTACATGGTATTGGCCGGTAACAATGGGACTGTTTAA
- the LOC132170800 gene encoding WRKY transcription factor 23-like: MERKEAIKKEETVGSSSFSDHISDSYQFSGIFDFSEGDKSSLGFMELLGVQDYSPSLFDLPHPPSMAPTSPPLPATAVKECSEVLNPPATPNSSISSASSEAVNDHEQTKAVDEEEEEQQEKTKKQLKPKKTNQKRQREPRFAFMTKSEVDHLEDGYRWRKYGQKAVKNSPFPRSYYRCTTSSCNVKKRVERSFTDPSIVVTTYEGQHTHPSPVMPRQMLAGAPPDSSFSAGRATGFAMPMQRSLLCHYQQQQQRQVQQSFIHNLSPSNFACSNGGGLTNPGGGYIREIRFCNTGSGLLRDHGLLQDIVPSHMLKEE, encoded by the exons ATGGAGAGGAAAGAGGCGATAAAGAAGGAGGAGACCGTTGGATCTTCATCGTTCTCGGATCATATCTCAGACAGCTATCAATTTTCCGGCATATTCGATTTCTCTGAAGGTGATAAGAGCTCGCTAGGGTTTATGGAGTTACTGGGTGTTCAGGACTACAGTCCTTCTTTGTTTGATTTGCCACACCCACCATCCATGGCTCCGACGTCACCTCCACTTCCGGCTACCGCCGTGAAAGAGTGCTCTGAGGTATTGAATCCGCCGGCGACACCTAACTCCTCTATTTCCTCTGCATCGAGTGAGGCAGTGAATGATCATGAACAGACCAAAGCTGTAGACGAGGAGGAAGAAGAGCaacaagaaaaaaccaaaaaaca GTTGAAACCCAAGAAGACAAATCAGAAGAGACAGAGAGAGCCAAGATTCGCCTTCATGACAAAGAGCGAGGTTGATCATCTGGAAGATGGCTACAGGTGGAGAAAGTACGGTCAAAAAGCTGTGAAGAACAGCCCCTTTCCtag GAGTTACTATCGTTGCACTACAAGCTCATGTAATGTGAAGAAACGAGTGGAGCGATCTTTCACAGATCCAAGCATTGTTGTCACCACCTACGAAGGGCAGCACACGCATCCGAGTCCAGTCATGCCTCGGCAGATGCTTGCCGGAGCTCCGCCGGACTCGAGCTTCTCCGCCGGACGTGCCACCGGCTTTGCTATGCCAATGCAAAGAAGCCTATTATGCCActatcaacaacaacaacagcgcCAAGTCCAACAATCCTTTATCCATAACTTGTCACCTTCGAATTTTGCTTGTAGTAATGGCGGCGGCTTAACGAATCCAGGCGGCGGTTATATTCGTGAGATTCGGTTCTGCAACACCGGTTCTGGTTTGCTTAGAGATCATGGGCTTCTTCAAGACATTGTTCCATCGCATATGCTGAAGGAAGAGTAG